A stretch of DNA from Candidatus Hydrogenedens sp.:
ATCGTTTAGTAGCCTATACACACTTCCTGTTACGCTATGTCTTGCCTTTGCATGATGAGATGTGTTTTGAAGAAGGAAGGCTGATGATTGAGTATGCAGGTGGAAACAAAAGTATCATTGAAAATTTGAAATTATTACAAGGACAGGTTCAGAAATATTATGATATGATTTGGGCGAAATAAAAAACTTCTATATACAAAATTTCATTTACTTTATTTTTATAAAGGAGATAATATGTTTGTCGGAATGTTAACCGCACCTTTTGCAGACCAACCTTTGGATAAGGTAATTGATTTTGCAGAAACAGCAAACATAGCAGGTCTGGAAGTTATTGCTTATCCAGGAAGTCGTCATATTGACCCTATAAAATTGGATAAGAGTAAAATTAAATCTATTCGGGATAAGTTGGAAGACCGCTGTTGTGTTATTACTTCTCTTGCTTACTATGATGCTTCAATAACAGACCCTAAAAGATGTAAAGTGGTTCAAGAAACAGCAAAGCAGGTGATAGCATCTGCGGCTAATTTAGGAGTGGATACTGTCTGTATGTTGAGTGGCTTTCCTGCTACCGGTATGAGCAAAATTGAGACAATAAGAAAGATTTTACCTAAGGCATTTTTACCTATTTTGTCTTACGCACGCAAGAAGAATGTTCGAATTGCTCTGGAAAATTGGTTCCAAACGAATTTACAGGGATTAGATACCTTCGAAGAAATGTTTAATACGATACCCGATGATAATTTTGGATTAAATTATGACCCTTCTCATCTGGTTCATCAAGAATGTGATTATTTGTTCCCAGTGCGAGAGTATAAAAGTCGAATTTTTCATACACATGCAAAAGATACATTGATTGATTATGCAAAGAAAGCAAAAACGGGAATTTATGGAGAAGGATGGTGGAGGTATGTATTGCCTGGGTTTGGTGTTATACGGTGGGGAGAATATATAAGTCATCTCAAGCATAATGGATATGATGGAGTTTTAAGCATTGAACATGAAGATAGCAGTCAGTCTCGTGAAGAAGGTTTTATAAAAGCAACATGGCATTTGGAAGCATTCTGCTAAACAAAAATGGAAGAAGAAGATATCCAGCAAGAACAACAAAAAGATATAGATGAGTTCGAGTTAAAACGAAAAGAACTCTGGGAAAAAAGAATTCAATTAGAAAAGAAATTTAATTTGTATGAAGGGGATGAGTTCCAAAAAATTAATGGGTTCGAATATCTGAAGACAAAAATAATATCTTTTTTATTAAGGTGTTTAGGACTTTACAGAAAAGGGGAATTCAACGCTTCGAAGATTAATCTGCGAAAGATAAAATTTGTTTTTCCTGATATCCCCAAAGAATTGCATGGATTTAGAATTTTGTTCGTTGCGGATTTACATTTGTCCCAAACTTATCTGTCCTGGTTTATTTCAGGGGCGAGTATCTTACAGCAAATTAAAATACCCGTAGACTTAATTTTATTAGGAGGAGATTATCGTTTCGGTTATTTTGGTCCTGAAGATTTTGTTATCCCGATGATAAAAGAAATGTTTGAACCTGTGGAGTCAAAATATGGGATATATGGAGTGCTGGGAAATCACGATATTAGTTCGGTAAGGGAAAAATTTGAAGAAGTCGGAATACATATTTTAGTAAATGAAGGGGTAGAGATAAATCATAACGGGACCAAATTATGGATTGCCGGTGTAGATGTTCAGCATGGATTTGAATGTGCTGATGTAGCATCTTCCATCGTTCACGCCCCAAAAGAGGCTTTCAAGATTATGCTTTCCCATTCTCCGGAATTAATAGAAGAGTCTTTACTCTGGGGTATCCAACTATATCTTTGTGGTCATACCCATGGAGGACAAATTGGATTGCCATTATTAGGACCTTTATATGTTAATGCCCATTGTAAACGAAAATTCGCTTCAGGTAAATGGGAATATCGGGAGATGAAAGGATACACTACGACAGGATTGGGTACCACTGATGTTCCCGTTCGTTTCAATGCAGAACCAGAAATAGTTTTGATAGATATAGTAAAAATACCTTATGACTTGAAATAACATTTTTTAATATGATATAAGTGAAAGAGAATGGCTTTTTATTTTTTTAAAAAACAAATAAAATATTTGACAAATGTGTTAAATGTTTGTTAAATTTAATGATATTAAGTTTAGTTAAAAAAAAATGATAGGAATAGAAAATTTTTTCAAAAAAATGTTTGGAAAAATTTTTTAAAATAATTTGCATTTTAGTAAAGAAATATGTTATATATAGTTTAAAGTTTTTTTAACTTTAAGGAATAAAGATTTGAAGAGTAAAAAAATAAATATAACAACTCAATCAAACATGAGGAGTTAAGCAATGTACAAGAAAAATTTGTTAGCGCTGGTTTTAGTTATCCAAATTATCCTGTTGCTATCAGGATGCACCCCTAAAATTGGTGTAAGTCCTACTTCCATAGATTTTGGAAAAGACTTAGACCAGGCAAAGATTAAGGTCTGGAATGATAAGTTTATCATTCTGAAGAAACTTGTCTTTAAAGTTGAAAGTGATGTTGACTGGGTAGTTGGTATTATGCCTACTCAGGATGTAAGTAAAAAGAAAAAGGATGTAAAAGAAGTTACAATCCTTGTCTCTCGTGAAGGATTAGAAGCGGGTGAACATACAGGAAAAATAATTGTATCTCAGGTAGACCCAAAAACAGGTAAAAAAGTAGTTCCACCTGTAGAGATACCTATTAAAATTAC
This window harbors:
- a CDS encoding sugar phosphate isomerase/epimerase; amino-acid sequence: MFVGMLTAPFADQPLDKVIDFAETANIAGLEVIAYPGSRHIDPIKLDKSKIKSIRDKLEDRCCVITSLAYYDASITDPKRCKVVQETAKQVIASAANLGVDTVCMLSGFPATGMSKIETIRKILPKAFLPILSYARKKNVRIALENWFQTNLQGLDTFEEMFNTIPDDNFGLNYDPSHLVHQECDYLFPVREYKSRIFHTHAKDTLIDYAKKAKTGIYGEGWWRYVLPGFGVIRWGEYISHLKHNGYDGVLSIEHEDSSQSREEGFIKATWHLEAFC
- a CDS encoding metallophosphoesterase, coding for MEEEDIQQEQQKDIDEFELKRKELWEKRIQLEKKFNLYEGDEFQKINGFEYLKTKIISFLLRCLGLYRKGEFNASKINLRKIKFVFPDIPKELHGFRILFVADLHLSQTYLSWFISGASILQQIKIPVDLILLGGDYRFGYFGPEDFVIPMIKEMFEPVESKYGIYGVLGNHDISSVREKFEEVGIHILVNEGVEINHNGTKLWIAGVDVQHGFECADVASSIVHAPKEAFKIMLSHSPELIEESLLWGIQLYLCGHTHGGQIGLPLLGPLYVNAHCKRKFASGKWEYREMKGYTTTGLGTTDVPVRFNAEPEIVLIDIVKIPYDLK